The Elgaria multicarinata webbii isolate HBS135686 ecotype San Diego chromosome 11, rElgMul1.1.pri, whole genome shotgun sequence genome segment tgtgtggtaagaaaaaagacaagaaGCCATGGAAAAATACAGGaatattacaaatggaagactgATTATatcagggcaattgcacaataaaagtcccATCTGGAAGCTGCTCTTAGACTTACCAGAAGTTTCTTTCTTCACCTGCTGAGATGATCAGATCCAGATTTCCCACTCATTACTTTGTGACATGACCATCCTAACCTTGAACACTGTTCTATTGAGAATATGTAATCACAAATATAATGCATCAGCATTTCACCGTCTGCTGAGGTTCTTTACGGCCTTCAACCGTAACTCAAGATGCTGGATTTGACCTACAAAGTGCTAAATGCTTTAGGGCCTGGCCTAACATGTCCCATCAAGATCTCAAAGATCACAAGTGCGATCATAATAAATCAATTGCAGAACTCCTTTACCTTCCAGACTCATCTAAGCCTAAAAAAATATTTGTTAGCAGGGTGAAACTGGTGTTACAGTAGTTCGGAGAGGGgagacagaggcctggttcagacaacacactaaccatgcTGCTTAGTCACAAAATGGTTTACGgaattaacccttttgtggttaagcaacatggtttagcgtgttgtctgacccAGGCCAGAGAGAACAGAGCCAGTAGAGGTTTGAAGGGAGAATTTAACTATAAGTGtgatataattttattttgttttaatggggTTTTGTTGCTGTTACCTGTTCTGAGTTGTCAGGGCAAATTAGGCTAtatgaaattcaatgaaattaACAAATATATTAGAATACAGACACATACAtccaccacacacaaaaacaacccccATCATTTAAAGCATGTTGGTGTTGATTTGGATAATTCAGCAGCATGTCTGAAAGTATGTTCCCAGCTAAGTGGAAATTGGGTACAATGGGATGTCAACTCAAAGTAATTCCCTCCTCATAATATTTAACTACACTCACCTTCATTTACAGTTGCTACCTAATTTCCTCCCCTGGTAGGACTCCTGTGCTTTCAACACGTGTGCGAGAGGCTGAAATTCCCCACATAAGGCTGAAGTAGCAGGAGCTtgacctgttgaatttctgccagtTCAGGCAGCAAGAAATAATAGCCCTTTCCGGTTCTGGGATCTCAAAATCTGTAGTTGATGAAGAAACACTGTAATCACTTATCCTTCCTGCATTTTCGaagacaaaattttaaaaagagtcCTCTGCCCCTTTCCCCTTCTATACTTCCTTCCCTCATTAATGATGGCACTTCTTTGAGGCTtcgtgcttttttcttttttgcctacaGTAAACACAGTATTTCGCTGATCACACAAATCATAGCATTCCTCTATCTCTTTCCcttcgtttttgttttaattatgtagGTCAAAACGAAAATTTGGCGCCTCCTTGAGAGCAAAGCACGGACCGTCAACCTTTTTGCCCACAACAAATATGgcggattttaaaaaaatttgttTGGACTGTCCTGGTAACAATAAAGATGGTGTCTTTTTTCCGTGCTTTGCTTGTTGCCCAGAGAAAATATGGCGGCCCCTTGCCCTTTCCTGTGCCACAGTAAAGATGGCGCCCCCAAATGATTCCGTTGCTCGCCCTCTGAAGACCTACACCATTTCCTCGAGTTAAAATATCAAGACTCTCCTTAATTTTTCAGTGAGCTTTTTAAAAGTGAGCCTAACACCTCCTCCAAAGCGGAGTAAATATCGCATCATCCTTCACCTCAAGCTGCCCATACCAAAAATGGCGCCTCGCGCAGGCTCTAAGCCCCCTCACATGCCCACAGTTAGGATGGCGATGATGTGACCGTTTttactcctcctccccctccttgccCGCAGAAAAGatgggggcggagtggggggtggggtgtcctgCTAACTTCCAGAGGGGCTGGATTTGAGGGTGGAGGGGACAGACTGTCGCAAGAGGTCAACACCTCACCCGCACCATCTGACGGCTTGCTACTTTGGGGGATGGGAGAGGCTTTGCCCCCTCACCCTGAAGAAGTGACTCCCTTCCACTAAAATGTCGGCACCTATAACAAGTTGTGagtaccggggggtggggggagagcaggagGGGATTTGGGATGGATTCCCATCAGACTTGTAAGAGGAGCAGGgggacagacacagacacacacacacaccccttccagtTCCCAAATACCTGTTTAGCATTCCGGGGGTGTGTGCCAAGTAGGTCATGCAGGTGGGGATGATAAAGAGGTCAAGAAAGGGATGGGCAGGTAGGACGCCTGGGTTCGTTAGGTTGGGGGCAGATGGCAGAGTTTGTAGGGTCAAAGTAATGAAATGCTgggagccaggactcctgggttctcttaAGGGTGCATACTCATGATCACTTAACGCAGATTACTTATTCTCAGCGCCTCTAACTCCTTGCTTGTAGTGAAGAGGGGTAAATGGGTGAATATTTTCCACAGTGCATGACTATGGATGATGTGATACATGCATCGATTATCATGATCTCAGAACTTGTGCTGCAGTAGTTATTCTGGATCCATTAAGAGGGTGTAAGCATGTGATCCGGTTGTGCAGTGAAGGGAGAGATTAGAATTATATGGGCGATGCTGGGTCTTTGGGGTTCGCTTAGAGTCTCCACTAGCACAGAACCCAACTTCCGCCTGTTCTTCTACCTCAACCTGCCACAAAGGTAAACTAGCTTCACAACAAACTGTCAAAAAAATGTCAGTAGAAGCTAACCTTTCACCCAAACATGCATTTAGGTGCAATTTAAAATTCACATACCATTGTAGTTATTCCCCACCTGGTTTTGtacactatatttatttatttatttatttatggatttttatgccgccattcagccaaaaaaggctctcacggcggcttacaaaagtatttcttgacaatccctgcccacaggcttactatctaaaagacatgacacaaaaggaaaggggattgggagggaggaggaggaggaggggggaaaggaaagcaaattcaggcactacaatcttagttggaaagttcagcagttacagttgacagcaggagggagggggctctcagctggagctggacccaggcacggtggagaggtgcctggctgctgcttcctccctcactggtggcctctgcagtgacagttggtagcaggagggagggggctctcagctggagctggacccaggcacggtggagaggtgcctggctgctgcttcctccctcactggtggcctctgcagagacaaaataaaaaatatataaaagcagcaaaaaactCCTGTGCTCTATAAATAATGTTCTTCTAACCCCCCTGAGCAACTTCTTGTAGTACTGCATCTGCAGTTGTTGGGGTGTGTATATGAACGGCTTGCACATGGAATATGGCTGAGAATTAGGACTtcagggattgggggggggtggagggaagctAGGATAGAACGGCTTAGCATAGGGTAGGGTGGTTAGAGCGGGGACTGCTGGATGCCTTGAAAGGGAGTGACTTCACTTCgtagctttaggctgcaatcctatgcacacaatCCAGGGAGTTAGTCCAATTGAACTGCATAGGATTTACTTCccagtagacatggataggattgcactgtaaatcttgTAAACACAAACCTGGGTCTCCTCACTCTGTCCCTAAAGGACTACTGCCAGGTCCCCAAACACACTTCTGTTCAAGAAAGTCAGGAGCTGCAAACCTCATGAAGTTTTTGAGCATGTCAAATCCCTCTGTGGTACTTTGCTGCAGAAAGGTAATGGgtttttttgttcgtttgtttgtttcaacCCAATGATACTGATTGGGAGCTCAGATGGTGATTTCCCTGAGGTCAACTGACCCGTTATGGCTGGACACAGATTTGAACCTGAGAGATCTCCCACATTCCTTATACTGTCTGCTTCTCATCTGGGATTGAGAAGATTTGAGAATTCCCAAAAGCCTTTGACCTAGATCCTATTTCTGAAAGTAAAAATGAACCTGAACCTTATCTTAACCAACCTGTCCTGAATGGCTTTGTAGTTTGTAGTGTGAAGAGCCATCTTCGGATATGTGCTCAATAATTTACGGGCAGATTCCTACCATTCCTGCCCTagcctgttgtgtgtgtgtggcctggagCTGTTCGCTTTGCAGGCATCTTCTATGCTAGTCTCTAATGGCCTGGATTGTGTGGTTGAATCTTTATGTACAGTGAGGATTTGAGTTCAGTGGCTTTGGGACCTCTGTTCAGGTCCCTGACTCTCTTCTTTCTGCTCCCCAGAGGCACCATTGGGTAGATGGAGAACTGTGATGAAGAGTGGCCAGAAGGCCAGCACTCCCTAGAGCCTGCGGATGGTGTTCGGGCCTCCAGTGGAACTGTGGAAGAGTGTGCGGTTCTCTACTCGGATGCTGAGGACGACCCATCGCTCCTGACTGACAATGGGGCAGGCGCCCGGGCCCCCTTCCACTGCTCCGAGTGTGACAAAAGCTTCCGCTACCGCTCGGACCTGCGCCGCCATTTTGCCCGGCACACTGAGCTGAAGCCATTCCAGTGTCCTCATTGTGTCAAGAGCTTCAAGCATTCCTTTAACTTGGTGAACCACATCCGGAGCCACACTGGGGAGCGCCCCTACCGCTGCACCATGTGCCCGAAAGGCTTCCGGGATTCCACAGGACTCCTCCATCACCAGGTGGTGCACACCGGCGAGAAGCCCTACTGCTGCCACGTCTGCGAGCTCCGCTTCTCCTCCCGCAGCAGCTTGGGCCGCCACCTCAAGCGGCAGCACCGggcttctcctgctgctgccgctcctcagacccccaccccccgctgcctGGCCTGCGGCAAAGAGCAGAGCCCTCTGGGGCACCTCTGCAGTGCCGGGCGAGGCCGGGCCGCCCCCTTCGGCTGCGGGGCCTGTGGGCGGCACTTCCAGCTGGCGTCTGAACTGCGCCGCCATTGGCTGGCCCACACTGACATCAAGCCCTTTAAATGCCCGGACTGCGAGAGGGACTTCAATGCCGCATCCTTGCTGGAGCGCCACAAACTCACGCATGCTAAGGACAGGCCCCCACCGTGCCAGATCTGCACCGAGAAGGTCCAGCAGAGCGAGGGGGTGCCGGAATTGCAGGGCCTGGGAGAAGAGCAGAAAGGGGGGGAGCAGAAGGAACAGGCCCCGCAACACAGCAGAGGCTGCCCAACCTGCCACCCTCCAGACACTCGTCCCCCCGAGACCCTGTACCAGTGTGAGTGCGGGACCTTTTTCGCCAACGGCAACACCCTGGCAGCTCACTTGACCGCCCACGGCGGTGAGCCCTCCTTCACCTGCGGCATATGTGGCCAGCCCTTTGTGAACTTGCAGGCCCTGGAGGAGCACCAGTTGAGCCATGCTGTGTCCACCTCACCGATGCCGGGCCCGGGCAGCGAGCTCGAACGCCACCTTTTGCCCCCGCTGGATCTGCGGACATTCCCGGCCCGGCCCGGCAAGAAACTCTACAAATGCAGCGAGTGCGAGAAGTACTTCCGCAGCCCACGGGATCTGGACCGTCACGTCTTGGTGCACACCGGCGAGAAACCCTACCAGTGCACCGAGTGTGGCAAATTCTTCCGGCACGAGTGTTACCTGAAACGGCACCGGCTGCTGCACAGCGGCGAGCGCCCTTTCAAGTGCACCTTCTGCCACAAGGGCTTCATCACCTTGAGCAACCTCTCCCGCCATCTCAAGCTGCACCGTGGGATTGACTAGCGGGGCGGGGGGACCCCAGTCTCATCAGAacagcctccccctgccccatcccagCACTGCTCTCCTCTACCTCCGCCCCACAGTGGCAGCCAGAGGCGATCCGGTTTCGGAGATGTCACTCTGCCTGATGTTGCGCTTAGAACTTCGCTTGCCCTTGCTCTTCCCTCCTGGTCTGTTACTGTAGGGCAAGGACTCGCAACCGTGAAATGAACCGATCAAAAGTATTACTATTATTTACTAATGTTCCACTACTGTTAATAGAGTGTATTGCACATGCGTGGCAGTTATAAAGTCTttgagtgtgtgggggtggggtggggtggggagaggtaatTGAGCTTTTGGGATTCACACCCATCATATTCCAGGGCCAGAATGAAGAGGTGCCAGGAAATGTGCCCCTCGGGCCAAGGCATGTATATCCGAGTGAGCCTGACTATGCCAAAGTGGCTTTGTCCCAGATAGCTGCAGGCTCATAGTAGCTCCCAGAGTGTGAAGAAGGTCTCCCAGTTCTCATGCGAGATGCAATCTCCTCCCAATGCATGTCAACCTAGGCACTGAATCAGGAGATATGTTACTAACTCATCCCCATCACTACGCAGCTGCTGCAATGCAAGGATTCTAACCTTGGTGTTAAAGGCAACACTGTTAGCCAATGGAAACATAGATTTCCAGGAACCTTATGCCATGACGTGGCTCTGTTCCTTTCCTTCTCATCCCTCTGCCCCTGGACAAGAGTGATCCAAATTAAGTGAGATTTCTGCCTTTCCCTCCCAACTCGAAAGGCATGTTGTCATTGCAAATATGAACTGGCTTAATTGCCAGGACACCTGTTCTCCAAAGAATTTTGGGCCTTGTAGTTCTGTGGTATGGCGGAGGGTGGATCAGAGAAATCTCAGCACCTTCACAAAACTACGTTTCACAAGGCTGTTTTGGGACAACCTGGACCACTGAACCACTTTAAAATACATATAAGCTTGTAGAATAACTGTATACGTTATTTACCAGGAGGCTCAGAAAGGTTTTAAGTTGAATTAGGGACGTTCACTGTTATATTTGAGGCCCTTTTTGCTTCACATCTCTGATATTTCTGTccgcatacatttttttttaaagagcagggaTCATACCCTTTAAAGAAATGCACATGATTGGCTTAAAATCACAAGATTTTAACTACAGAGGTTGAAGTGCTTTTAGCTGCGCTCTGATTTTTTGGCTTTGGTTCAAAGGCTGTTGTTTTGTTTCCAGAGATGCTATTTGCAATTATAaggactagatttttttttaaaaaaagaagctgctACAATCATCATGTTTGGGTCATCACTGGGTGGAGCAAAATTGCCTTGAAGACAACAGGCTGCCTGCAGGTTGTGTAGTAATCGCGTCTCATGTAGGCCTCTAAGGTTAAATGGGGTCCTGCAGCTTCACGTAACTTTTATCTGTAGGCTTTCTAACTTAACAACATTAAATCAAGCACTCACTTTTTATCGTGGGAGATGGGTTGCTTCTTATTAGACTGTCTGCTTGTTTTACTTCTGCTTCCTTTCTTCTGTCCTCATAATATGACACCATTTCTCTTGGTTTTAACTTGCCAagcagaagcatttttttaaaacaaattcacTATTCATTCCTAAAAACTAGTTGAATGCTAAAGGGATGCACTGCCTTTGATATTAAGGCTCCAgccgatgaacaggtttgatcttCTGTATCAGGCAACATTTAACAAAATATTTCAGCGAAGAGATCATTTGGAATGTTTAAAAAGATAGGGAGGAGCCTGGATAAATTTCTCCttcataggctcagttcagacagcatgTTTCTCAGCAgtgattttagaactccacagtggtgttcttacaccaccattgagaaatgtgttgtctggcggggaaACTCCATGCAgtggtgtggtgttttttttaaaaaaaatactccacgcagaatatccacactgtgcagaggagagttcctgcacaaccgttggagTTTTCCGtggcgttgagttgacttttcccactggctacagagttctctggcaagagcggcgaaaggagcaggtgctgctctaggagagccacggggattggttttttgcagcaatggctgatgggataccatcaggaggactgggtcaggagagagggcggaggaactgttaGATGTCGTGATGTTTTTACTCAACTCCGCAGTAGctcagtcacacaacagtggagttagaacatgttgtgtggggagtaacccctaGGAATTCAACCTGAGTGGCGTttccacactgcgttgactaatgtatattctgaactgagccatactTGGCTATATGGGGTCTGGAGTTGAGGAGGCTCTTGGGTTGGGCTAGGCTTGTGTGTCTCTGTAGTCTCCAAAAACTTTGAGCTTATGCAAGAGTTGGTAACATCTCAGGAAGACCTGGGTCTCTTGAGAGCTTGGAAACCACATAGACGTCTTTCATAGTCAAATAAGCTATCTGAAAACAAACTGGAAAAGAAAAGCATCTTCTGGAAGTAGAAAAATTGGGATATAAGATGGGGTGGTCAATTTTCCAGTCCTACACATGAAAATGAAAACCAAGGTAACCACAAATGCCCTAACAATGGATTAAAATTCCACTACAGAGAGAAATGTCTGCCCTCTCCTACATGGAATTATTTACTGACAAATAGTTGGGTcttactctcctttttttcttttttgtttgtttctttaaaccCTTGGTAGGTCCTTGAAAATAATCTAATAAAAATATGTTCCTGACCAAACTCCAGTTCCTTATCTTCTGTGGAATGCAAGCCGCCTGGCTGGACACTTTTCTAcagcatgtgtgtctgtgttatGGAGAGCAAGGTTATCCTAAGGTACAGGTAGACTGGTCTACTTTTCagaagacaatcctctatttgaagagctgtccagtccaagactggtttaaagaagggagagcagcaggggccttggaaATTCCTACctacagttagcatctggacatcagattgagcaggtacacaggtcataGTCTTTGCCTAAATGGATTGCTTAAATGGATCTGTACGGcgaatctaaaacatctggatccaGCCCGTTGGTTGGAATGCACACTTCAGTTAAAAACGTCTCTGCTCTGAGCACATGATGTTACCTTATACTGATCCACGCCATTGATCTACCTAGACCAGTATCTCTGATAGGCAGGTTCCAAAGGGGTAGCTGCGTTTGTCTGCTACAGCAAAACCAAAATGGattcatttatttagggtgctattttatgcatgtttagaccagggTGGCGGgaatcctacaatttccagcatacTCCAGCCCCTTTTTTCAGCATTTCCTAGACTCTGTTCCAAGATCAGGAACAGAAAgtgctggaaaaaaaatggaagggggTGTTGTATATTGTTAGCAAAAGCTAACTTACAGTCATCTTTGGAGCTAATCGTATACTGGGAATTTAGGTATTAGTGACACCCCAGTGGATATGTATATATTGGGCTTTGAATACATGTAATATAGAGGACCAGTTGTATTATTTGCGTGTGTCCAGTAGGACATGATTTGTGTGGTTACAGCGAAAGCATGAGTTGTACCCATGCGCTTGCTATTGGTGGCAACTAGTGCTCTATGCAAAAGGCTTGTCAAAATCCTCCACCCTATTTGCGGGTATAAATATGGTGGGTACCATTTCaatgaaattttcagtggggaagaGAAATTCCCCAACAATTTCCTGGGAGTCGggatttcttttttcctaatGTTTTTGTCTGACGCTGGCAGTctgaccaccattttgcatcctccacaatatcCTGGACCTGGCATCATTCTGGGACATTGGTGGTGGCAGCGTGTGTGTGGCgtgttaaaactattttaaaacaacaacaatggtgtaGAATATTTGGAGAACGCTCTACAAATTGGCATTCACACAAATCTTAGAAAGCTTTttggaaaaatgtcttctgagaaatttcagctcaactTGAATCGCAACCATCCCATGGAGGAAGATAGCATTCAAACAGTATTTAAGGGAATAGTACTGTGTGTGCACAACGTTGTATGCGGTTGAACAGGAGGTAAACTTGTCGTTTAAGCAGGCTGTGCGTTGTGATGGCAGTTGCGTATGTGGGCTTATGCATGCCTTCACCAAGTGTGGGCTAATTGCCAAGTGTGTGTCATGCTTGCACTGTGCTGTATGCGGTGTGCATTTTCTCTACAAGAGcatcaacaaaaaacaaaacaactattTGATCATTTTATTAGTACATCTACGTCCCATCTTTTTTCCGTTATGGAATTCAGTGTGGCATTTGTGAGGTTTCCCGGGCAGTTTCTCTTTCCAGGAGCCATCCCAATCTAGACCTTAATTCTAGCAAGGTGGCTACTTAATTTTCTctcagggattgccctgggaccATCTTTTCTTTACCATCATTATCAAGTCATGAAAGGCCTAAAGActcctctgtctctgtgtgtttgttgCTAATGCCCTGGGCAAACTGCTAGTGTG includes the following:
- the FIZ1 gene encoding flt3-interacting zinc finger protein 1, with translation MENCDEEWPEGQHSLEPADGVRASSGTVEECAVLYSDAEDDPSLLTDNGAGARAPFHCSECDKSFRYRSDLRRHFARHTELKPFQCPHCVKSFKHSFNLVNHIRSHTGERPYRCTMCPKGFRDSTGLLHHQVVHTGEKPYCCHVCELRFSSRSSLGRHLKRQHRASPAAAAPQTPTPRCLACGKEQSPLGHLCSAGRGRAAPFGCGACGRHFQLASELRRHWLAHTDIKPFKCPDCERDFNAASLLERHKLTHAKDRPPPCQICTEKVQQSEGVPELQGLGEEQKGGEQKEQAPQHSRGCPTCHPPDTRPPETLYQCECGTFFANGNTLAAHLTAHGGEPSFTCGICGQPFVNLQALEEHQLSHAVSTSPMPGPGSELERHLLPPLDLRTFPARPGKKLYKCSECEKYFRSPRDLDRHVLVHTGEKPYQCTECGKFFRHECYLKRHRLLHSGERPFKCTFCHKGFITLSNLSRHLKLHRGID